One genomic segment of Desulfocapsa sulfexigens DSM 10523 includes these proteins:
- a CDS encoding ABC transporter permease — translation MNVLLRIYAIFSKELTQLKRDKMTFGMVIMIPLIQLVLFGYAINSNIRHIPAGVVDDSKTGLSRVLIQTISATHVVNFKQHYSNAQQAEEAIARAEVRAVLVIPKDVSQRLVRHQAVGLGLPPSSDEETSRPLAQWVVDGSDTTIAAAIKSLRNMPLAELLSKPANRSTPTFEVTLLYNPEQRSAVSIVPGLVAVILTMTMIMFTSAAIVRERERGNLEMLITTPVRPVELMLGKIIPYMFIGALQVTIILTLGKIVFDVPINGGLGQLAGATFLFIAASLTLGLVISTIAKNQLQSTQMTIFVLLPSILLSGFVFPYEGMPELAQHIAEALPATHFVRLIRGVVLRDVQVIDMTFDVSWLALFTLAGLAVASLRFKKNLD, via the coding sequence GTGAACGTTTTATTACGAATTTATGCCATCTTCAGCAAAGAACTCACTCAACTTAAGCGTGATAAGATGACCTTTGGTATGGTGATAATGATCCCGTTAATACAGTTGGTTTTATTTGGGTATGCCATTAACTCCAACATACGACATATACCTGCAGGCGTGGTGGATGACAGTAAAACCGGGTTAAGTAGAGTCTTGATTCAAACCATCAGTGCAACCCATGTGGTAAATTTTAAACAACATTATAGTAACGCTCAACAGGCAGAGGAAGCTATTGCACGTGCTGAGGTACGAGCTGTTCTGGTGATACCGAAGGATGTCAGTCAAAGATTAGTACGACATCAGGCCGTTGGTCTAGGATTGCCACCTTCGAGTGATGAAGAAACCAGTCGCCCGCTTGCACAGTGGGTGGTCGATGGGTCAGATACGACGATAGCTGCAGCTATAAAAAGCCTGCGAAATATGCCATTGGCTGAATTACTTAGCAAACCCGCAAACCGCAGTACGCCAACTTTTGAAGTGACTCTGTTATATAACCCCGAACAACGCAGTGCAGTGAGCATTGTTCCAGGCCTTGTAGCTGTTATTTTAACGATGACCATGATTATGTTTACTTCAGCGGCCATTGTACGTGAACGTGAACGGGGCAATTTAGAAATGCTGATAACAACCCCTGTTAGGCCCGTTGAATTAATGCTTGGGAAGATTATCCCCTATATGTTTATTGGCGCCCTGCAGGTTACGATTATTTTAACTCTTGGGAAAATTGTATTTGATGTGCCAATTAATGGAGGCCTTGGGCAGTTGGCAGGTGCTACCTTCCTGTTTATCGCCGCAAGCCTCACATTAGGATTAGTTATCTCAACAATAGCCAAAAACCAACTACAATCCACCCAAATGACGATATTTGTATTACTGCCATCAATACTTTTATCCGGTTTTGTGTTTCCCTACGAAGGTATGCCTGAATTGGCACAACATATTGCAGAAGCATTGCCTGCGACTCATTTTGTGCGCTTGATACGTGGTGTGGTTTTACGTGATGTGCAAGTAATTGATATGACTTTTGACGTCTCTTGGCTGGCATTGTTCACATTGGCGGGTTTGGCGGTAGCATCGTTACGATTTAAGAAGAACCTGGATTAG